The Lysobacter luteus genome contains the following window.
GCCGACCGCGAAGAAGTCGACGCTGACGTCCTTGCGCTCGGAGGTCAGGTAGCGCTCCGGCTCGGCGTCCAGCACCTGCAGGCGCTGGTCGAACACCATCGCGGTTTCCACCAACGGCCACTTGAAGTGCAGGCCGGGGTCGATGCCGGTGCGTGCCACGCGACCGAGGTTGAGCACCATCGCCACCTGGCCCTCGCGGACCACGTAGGTCGAACCCATCAGCGCCAGCAGCACGGCCACACCAATGGCCACCCATGCGGAGTATTTCATCGGATCACCTCCTCACGGCCGGTGCGCGGGTTGCGCCCCGTGCGGGTGTTGCCACTGTCGGTCGACGGGGTGCTGGTGACCTCCGGCGCGAGCGTGTCCGGGGTCAGCATCGGGGCCTGGCTGCTGCCCTGTCCGCCGGCGTTGTCCATCGGCACGTAGATCAGCTGGCGCGAATCGCCGCCAACCACCTTGCGGGTGCCCTCGAGCACCTGCTCGACGGTCTCCAGCCACAGCCGCTTGCGGGTGACCTCCGGTGCCTGGCGGTACTCCTCCACCAGCATCGAGAAGCGGTCGGCATTACCTTCCGCCGCCGCGACCGAGGTCGCCTTGTAGCCTTCGGCGACCGCGCGCACGCGGTTGGCCTGGCCGCGCGCCTCGGGCACCACCTGGGCGGCGTAGGCCTGGGCCTCGCTGATCAGGCGGTCCTTGTCCTGCTGGGCGCTGTTGACGTCGTCGAACGCCGGCTTGACCTCTTCCGGCGGACGCGCGTTGGGGAGGTTCATCTCGGTCACGACGAGGCCGGTGCGGTAGGCGTCGAGCGAGGCCTGCAGTTGCTCGCGCGAGGACACGGCCAGCGCGTTGCGGGCGCCCAGCACGGTGTCCAGGGTCGAGCGGCCCACCTGCTCGCGCACGGTGCTCAGCGCGGCCTGCTGCAGCATCACGTCGGCATCGCGGGTACCGAACAGGTACTGCTGCGGATCGCTGACGCGGTACTGCACGTTGATGTCGACCTGCACGATGTTCTCGTCGCGCGTCAGCACCGGCACGTTGGTGCTGAAGGTCTTGATGGCGGTGGCGTTGACCTTGGTGACGGTCTCGATCGGCCACGGCAGCTTGAAGTGCGGGCCGGGCTGCAACACGCGGGCGACCTCGCCGAAGCGCAGCACCACGCCGCGCTGCTGCTCGGTGATCAGCACGAAGCAGTTGAACACCAGCCACAGCCCGACCACCAGCAGCACCCAGCGGCCGATGCCGGCGCCACTGCCACCGCTGCCGCCGAACAGGCCGCGCAACTGGTCCAGGACGGCGTCCAGCGGGTTGTTGCCGCCGGGACGTCGCCGCGGTGGCCGGCCGCCGCCGGATTTGTCACTGCCAGGGGTGTTCCAGGCCATGCCTGCTCCTCAGAAGGTGGATGCGACGCGCGCGGCGACCGGCCGGTGCATGCGATCGTGGCGGGTACGTCGACCGCCCGTGCACTGGTTGCGCAGGCGATCGGTGATTCTAGGTGGGGGGGCGGACGGCCTCAAGCGAAGCCGGATCCGTAACCCGCGTCCGGGTTGGCGCGCGCAAGCGCTTCCTCGTCCAGCAGCGGTCGCAACAGGTCGCCATGGGGCTGGGCGTACAGGCGCAGGGCATCCGCCTCCGCCAGATCGACCTGCAGTTGCCAGCCTCCCTCCCCGGACTGTTCGGCCCGGACGGCGCCCAGTTCGTGCAGGCGTGCACGCAACCGTCCGGCGCGCGGCGGCAGCTCGACGGTACCGGTCACGTGGCGCAGCTCCAGCGCCTCGCCGATGGCGGCACGCAGCAGGTCCATGCCCTCGCCCTCGCGCGCGGACACCCAGGCGCGGAGGTGGCCCTCGCCCGGGCGATCGATACGAGGCTGCGGGCGGGTGGCTTCTCCGTCACCGCCGTCCTCGCCCAGCCGGTCGATCTTGTTGAACACCAGCACCTGCGGCAGGTCGCCCGCGCCGATGTCGCGCAGGACCTCGTCGACCTGGCGTATGCGCTCGTCGCGCAGCGGGTCGGCGGCGTCGACGACGTGCAGCAACAGGTCGGCCTCGCGTGCCTCCGAAAGGGTCGAGCGGAAGGCGGCGACCAGTTCATGCGGCAGGTCGCGGACGAAGCCGACGGTGTCGGCCAGGACCACGCCGCCGCCGGGCAGCTCGATCCGGCGCACGGTCGGGTCGAGCGTGGCGAACAGCTGGTCGGCCGCGTACGCGCCGGCGCCGGTCAGCGCGTTGAACAGCGTCGACTTGCCGGCGTTGGTGTAGCCGACCAGGGCGACCCGCGGCAGCTCGCTGCGCATGCGCGCACGGCGCTGCTGGGTGCGCTGCACCTGGACCTTGTCGAGCCGCTTCTGCAACTGCTCGAGCCGCTTCTGCAGCAGGCGGCGGTCGGTTTCCAGCTGGGTCTCACCGGGGCCGCGCAGGCCGATCGAACCGCCGCGCTGCCGCTCAAGGTGGGTCCAGCCACGCACCAGCCGGGTGGCCATGTGGCGCAACTGGGCGAGCTCGACCTGCAGCTTGCCCTCGTGGCTGTGCGCGCGCAGGGCGAAGATGTCGAGGATCAGGCCGGTGCGGTCGACCACGCGGCGCTGCAGCGCGCGCTCGAGGTTGCGCTCCTGGCCGGGGCCGAGGGGATGGTTGACCAGGATGAGGTCGGCGCCGCTGGCCTCGGCCGCGGCCTTGACCTCTTCCAGCTTGCCGCTGCCGATCAGCATCGCGGCGTTGGGGCGGTCGATGCGGGCGGTCACCACGCCGGCGACCGTGGCGCCGGCCGAGCGCGCCAGGTCGGCGAATTCCTCCAGCAAACCTTCGTCCGGCGGGCCGCCGGCGTGGGGCTGGATCAGCAGGGCGTGTTCACCCTTGCGGGAACGTTCAAACAATGAGGGCGTCTCTGGGCGGGGGCGGATTGCTCAGGAGATGGTTGCGCCGGGCCTGAAAACAAGCCCACCGGAAACGATCCGCCCCGACCGGAGAGCTCACTCGTCCTCGTGCGGCTCGTCGGCGTGGCCGTTGCCGTTGCCATTGCCGCCTTCGCCCGAATGCACGTAGCCGCCACCCGGGCCGACCCGGACGTTGCGCGCCGGCACCACGGTGGAGATGGCATGCTTGTAGACCATCTGGCTGACGGTGTTGCGCAGCAACACGACAAACTGGTCAAACGACTCGATGGTGCCCTGCAACTTGATGCCATTGACCAGGTACACCGACACCGGCACGCGTTCGCGGCGCAGCGCGTTCAGGAAAGGATCCTGCAAGGATTGCCCCTTGGACATTCGTATTCCCCCGACTTTTTAGGTTCTAGTTATGGGCGCCCACCCCCGGTGGACGCATCGCCGACCGTTGTCCCCACGACGGCAATGGGCCGATGGTAGCGCAACCGTGGCGGGGGGATACCGCCCGGGCGGGTGGATCGCGGGAACCGTGACGCGGGTGGGTCAGGCGGGGCTTTGCGGCAGGAACAGGGCCAGTGCCTGCTCGAGCCGGTCGCGTTCGGTCAGCGGGTCGAACCAGCGCGCGTCCAGCTCGCCGCGCAGCCAGGTGAACTGGCGCTTGGCCAGTTGCCGGGTGGCGAAGATCGCGCGGTCGCGGAAGCCTGCCGCATCGGTCCCGCCATCAAGGTGCTCCCAGGCCTGGCGGTAACCGACCGCACGCACCGCCGGCAGCTCCAGCGGCGCCGGGTGCGCCTGCAACTGCGGCAGTGCGCGCAGGCGGCGTACCTCATCGAGGAAGCCCGCCTCCAGCATGGCGTCGAAGCGGCGCGCGATGCGCTCGTGCAGCACCGCGCGGTCGTGCGGTGCCAGCACGAGCTTGAGGACGTGGAACGACAGGCGTGGCGGCGGCGGTTCCCGGCGCCAGTCGGTGATGGTGCGGCCCGACAGGCGATGGACCTCCAGCGCACGCTGGATGCGCTGCGCGTCGGTAGCGTGGATGCGGAATGCCGCTTCCGGGTCGATCGAGCCCAGCTCGGCGTGCAGCGCGTCCCAGCCGCGTTCCGAAGCCTCCTCCGCGATGTTCGCCCGGGTCGCCGGGTCGGCACCAGGCATCGACGACAGGCCGTTCAGCAGAGCGTGGAAATACAGCCCGGTGCCGCCAGCGAAGATCGGAATGCGGCCGCGCGCGGCGATGTCCTCCAGCGCGCGGCGGGCATCGGTGGCGAATTCCGCGGCCGAGTACGGCTGCCACGGCTCGCGGATGTCGATCAGGTGGTGCGGCACCCGCGCCAGTTCAACCCCGGTGGGCTTGGCCGCGCCGATGTCGAGCCCGCGGTACACCAGCGCGGAGTCGACGCTGACGATCTCACCCCCGAGGCGCTCGGCCCAGTCGAGCGCGAGCGCGGTCTTACCCGACGCGGTCGGGCCCATGAGCGCGATTGCCAGCGGACGGCGTGCCGACGGACCGGATTGGTGCATGGCCGGCCCGCCGGCGTTCGCCATGGTGTGCGCGTCCGGTCAGTAACCGGTTTCGCGCAACGAGGCGCGCACCTGCTGGTGGGTGACCTGGATCTCCTGCGGCGGCTCCCGGCCCATGCGGCTGACCAGCACGACCGCGATGGTCGCGGCGATGAAGCCCGGCACCATTTCGTACAGACCCGAACCCATCCGGTCGACCGCGATCAGCTTCCACGCGATCACGGTGCCGGCACCGACGACGATGCCGGCGAGCGCACCGTTGCGCGTCATGCGCTGCCAGAACAGCGACAGGATCACCACCGGCCCGAACGCGGCGCCGAAGCCGGCCCACGCGTAGCTGACCAGTCCCAGCACCTTGCTGTCGGGGTCACGTGCCAGCCACAGCGCCACCAATGCGATCAGCGCGACCGATGCACGGCCCGCCCAGACCAGCTCCTTCTGGCTCGCGTGCTTGCGTACGAAGCCGTGGTAGAAGTCCTCGGTCATCACGCTCGAGCACACCAGCAACTGGCACGACAGCGTGCTCATTACCGCGGCGAGGATCGCCGACAGCAGCACGCCGGCCACCCACGGGTTGAACAGCAGGCTCGCCAGCTCGATGAACACGCGCTCGGAGTTGGCGTCCACCGGACCCGCCGCTTCCGGGTGGTTGGCGAAGTAAGCGATGCCGAAGAAGCCCACGCCGAGCGAACCGACCAGGCACAGGATCATCCAGGTCATGCCGATCCGGCGCGCCGGCGGAATGGTGGCGACGCTGTCGGCGGCCATGAAGCGCGCAAGGATGTGCGGCTGGCCGAAGTAGCCCAGGCCCCAGGCCAGCGCGGACACCACGCCGACCATGCCGAGCGTGCCGCCATCGAACCAGTCGAGACGAGTGGCATCGAAGTTGCGGACCACGTCGACGGTCGCCTCGAACCCCCCGTTGTTCATCATGATGATGCTCGGCGCCAGCAACAGCGCGAAGAACATCAGGCCCGCCTGGAGGGTGTCGGTCCAGCTGACCGCCAGGAAGCCGCCGACCAGGGTGTAGAGGATGGTGGCGGCCGCGCCCCACCACAGCGCCTGCTCGTACGGCAGGCCGAACACGCTTTCGAAAAGCCGCGCGCCGGCCACCACGCCGGAGGCGCAGTACACCGCGAAGAACACGAGGATCACGATCGCCGACAGCACCCGCAGCAGGCGATCGTGGTCGGCGAAGCGGTTGGTGAAATAGTCCGGGATGGTCAGCGCGTCACCGGCGCGCTCGGTGTAGATGCGCAGCGGCCCGGCGACCCAGCGCCAGTTGGCGTATGCGCCTAGGATCAGGCCGATCGCGATCCAGCTCTCGGACACGCCACCGAGGTACATGGCCCCCGGCAGTCCCATCAGCAGCCAGCCGCTCATGTCCGAAGCGCCTGCGGCCAGCGCCACCACCCACGGCCCGAGCGAGCGGCCGCCGAGGATGTAGTCGTCGAAGTCCTTGGTCGAGCGCCAGGCGATGAACCCGATCAGGATCACGACGGCGAGATAGATCGAGAAGGTGACGAGTAACGGTGTGCTGGCTGTCATTGCAACAGGCTCCCCCGGTCATGCTTGTGGGCACCGCGACGCGGCGCACGCGAATGGGCGACGCCATGCCCGGCGACGCGCGAATGGGCCAGCCTAACGCAGATGCGGGGGCACTTTCAGCCCGCCAACCTGACCGGCGCATTCATCGCGCTTATGCACAGCGGCTGTGGACAAGCGCACGTACGAAGCTGTGGACAACTGCCTGAAACGACCACGGGGCAACGGCCCCGGTCGCTCTGACCATTTTCTGTCCAGCGCCTGCAGCGAGGACGCGCACGTGACGCGCTACTCGTCGTCCGGCCAAAGGAAGGCGGAGGAAGCCGACGATTGCCGCGGCTGCGGCTGGGACGCGACCGCGTTCCACACCTTCAGCGCGTCGACAGTGGCGGCGACATCGTGCACCCGCAGCAGCCGTGCACCGCGCTGCGCCGCGATCAGGTGCGCGGCGACGGAGCCATGCACGCGCTCGCGGGGAATGTCGCGTCCGGTGAGCTCTCCGATGGTGCGCTTGCGCGACAGCCCGGCCAGCACCGGCACCCCGAGGTCGCCGAAGCGCTCGAGTTGCGCGAGCAGTGCGAGGTTGTGGGTGGTGTCCTTGCCGAACCCGAAGCCCGGATCGATCACGATGCGCTTCTTGGCGATGCCGGCCATCTCGGCCGCGAAGATGCGTTCGGCCAGGAACCGGTGCACTTCGCCAACCACGTCGTCGTAGCGCGGCGCCTGCTGCATCGATCGCGGTTCGCCGAGCATGTGCATCAGTACCACCGGCATGCCGAGCGCGGCGGCCGTGTCCAGCGCACCGTCGCGGCGCAGGCCGTAGACGTCGTTGAGCATGCCCGCGCCGGCACCGACCGCGGCGCGCATCACCTCCGGCTTGGAGGTGTCCACGCTGATCGGTGCGGAGGTCTCGCGCGACAGCCGTTCGATCAACGGCACCACGCGTCGCAGTTCTTCCTCGAGCGGCACTTCGTCGGCGCCGGGTCGGGTCGACTCGCCGCCGATGTCGAGGATGTCGGCGCCTTCCTCCAGCAAGCGCAGCGCGTGGGCGAACGCCGCGTCTGCGGTGTCGTGCGCGCCACCGTCGGAGAACGAGTCGGGGGTGACGTTGACGATGCCCATCACGCGGGGCCGGTCGAGCACGAGCTCGCGGCCGTTGCAGTCGAGCACGGGTGCGGTCTGGAACATGCGGGACGCCAAACGGAAAAGGCCAGAGCGAACTCTGGCCTTTTCGTCATCCCCCGGCAAGGCGGATCAGGTCTGCGCGGCCGGTCCGATCACCGCGCCCGGCGGGTGGGCGCTGTCGTCCTTGGGCGACTTGCCCGACTTGCCCCAGTCGGCCGGCGGCCCCGGCGTGCGCCCGGCCATGATGTCGTCGATCTGGTGGGCGTCGATGGTCTCGTACTGCAGCAGCGCATCGGCCATCACGTGGAGCTTGTCGAGGTGCTCCTTGAGGATGGTGGTGGTGCGCTGGTAGGCCTTGTCCAGGATGCCGCGCACGACCTCGTCGATCTTGCGCGCGGTGTCGTCGGACACGCTCTTGTGCTGGGTGACCGAACGGCCGAGGAACACCTCGTCGTCCTCCTCGCTGTAGGCGATCGGACCCATCTCGTCGCTCAGACCCCACTTGGTGACCATGTTGCGGGCCATCTTGGTCGCCCGCTCGATGTCGTTGGACGCGCCGGTGGTGACCTTGTCGTTGCCGAAGATCAGCTCCTCGGCGACGCGGCCGCCATACAGGGAGCACAGCTGCGACTCGATCGCGGTGCGGTTGTAGCTGTACTTGTCGCCCTCGGGCAGGTACATGGTCACACCGAGCGCGCGGCCGCGGGGGATGATCGTGACCTTGTAGACCGGGTCATGCTCGGGCACGACGCGGCCGACGATGGCGTGGCCGGCCTCGTGGTAGGCGGTCAGCTTCTTCTCGTCCTCGCTCATCGCCATCGAGCGGCGCTCGGCGCCCATCAGGATCTTGTCGCGCGCCTTGTCGAAGTGCTCCATGCGCACGTCCTTGGCGTTCTCGCGCGCGGCGAACAGCGCGGCCTCGTTGACAAGGTTGGCCAGGTCGGCACCGCTGAAGCCAGGTGTACCGCGCGCGACCACCATCGGCTCGACGTCGTCCGACAGCGGCACCTTGCGCATGTGCACGCGCAGGATCTGCTCGCGGCCCTTGACGTCGGGCAGGCCGACCACCACCTGGCGGTCGAAGCGGCCCGGGCGCAGCAGCGCGGGATCAAGCACGTCGGGGCGGTTGGTCGCGGCGATCACGATCACGCCCTCGCCACCCTCGAAGCCGTCCATCTCGACCAGCAGCTGGTTGAGGGTCTGCTCGCGCTCGTCGTGTCCACCACCCAGGCCGGCGCCACGGTGGCGGCCGACCGCGTCGATCTCGTCGATGAAGATGATGCACGGCGCGTGCTTCTTGGCCTGCTCGAACATGTCGCGCACGCGGGACGCACCGACACCGACGAACATCTCGACGAAGTCCGAACCGGAAATGCTGAAGAAAGGCACCTTTGCCTCGCCGGCGATGGCACGCGCCAGCAGGGTCTTGCCGGTACCCGGCGGCCCCACCATCAGTACGCCACGCGGGATCTTGCCGCCAAGCTTCTGGAAACGGCCCGGATCGCGCAGGAACTCCACCAGCTCGCCGACCTCCTCCTTGGCCTCGTCGCAGCCGGCCACATCGGCCAGGGTCACCTTGACCTGGTCCTCGCCCTGCATCTTGGCCCGCGACTTGCCGAAGCTCATCGCGCCCTTGCTGCCGCCCTGCTGCATCTGCCGCATGACGAAGATCCAGAACGCGATGATCAGGATGATCGGCAGGAAGTTGAGCACGATCGACCAGAACGACGGCCCGCCCGGCGGCGTCTGCGTGATCGCGACGTCGTGCTCGAGCAGGTCGTTGACCAGGTCCTTGTCGCCGGGGCTGAAGGTGGTGAAGCTGCTGCCGTCCTTGCGCTCGCCGGTGATGGTGGTGCGGTCTTCGGCGATCTTGACGCTCTCCACCCGGTCGGCCTGCACCTGCTGGATGAACTGGTCGTAGGCCAGCGTCTCGACGCCGCCACCGGCCGTGCGCGGTCCGAATGCCTGGAACACCACCATCAGCACGACGGCGACGATCACCCAGAGCATCAGATTCTTGGCCAAGTCGTTCATTCAGTCGGTCACGTCAGGTTCGGGGAAATTTCGGGAAAGGGTCACTTGATCTCGGCGCGTTTGCCCTGGGCCAGGGCGTAGACCTCCGGCGAGCGCTTGCGCGACGCGGCCGGCTTGCGGATCGACACCTTCGCGTAGCGACGGCGCAGCTCCTTCACGTACTCGTCGAATCCCACGCCCTGGAACAGCTTGATCAGGAACGCGCCGTCGACCTTGAGGTGGCGATCGGCGAAATCCATCGCCAGTTCGGACAGGTACATCGCCCGCGGCATGTCCACCGCATCCACACCGCTCTTATTGGGGGCCATGTCGGACAGTACAAGGTCCACGGGCTTGCCGCCCAGGCTCGCCTCCAGACGCGATAGGACCGCATCCTCCCTGAAATCCCCATGAAGGAACTCCACCCCGGCCAGTGGCGGCATCTCCAGGATGTCCAGCGCCACCACCCGGCCGCTGTCGCCGAGCTCCTGCCGCACCCACTGGGACCAGCCGCCGGGGGCCGCGCCGAGATCGACCACGACCATGCCGGACTTGAGCAGGCGATCCCGGGCGACCAGCTCCTCGAGCTTGTAGACCGCCCGCGAGCGCATGCCCTCCGCCCTCGCCTTTTTGACGAACGGGTCGGAGTGGTGCTCTTTCAGCCAGCGCTGGCTGCTCTTGCTGCGGGTGGCCATCGGGCGCCGGGTCGGAACGGGGCCTCCATGATACCCTGCAGGCCCCGTCTCTCCTTGCCTGCGTGCCTACATGCCGACCGTCCTGACCGCCGCCCAGACCCGTTTCCTGCGCGGCCAGGCCCACGACCTGAAGGCCATGCTGCAGATCGGCGGCAAGGGCCTGACCGACGCCGTCGTGGCCGAGGTCGAGCTGGCGCTGGAGCACCACGAGCTGATCAAGATCAAGGTTGCCGCCGCCGACCGCGAGGCCCGCGACGCGATGATGGCGGACCTGGCCCAGCGCGCCGGCGCCGCCCTGGTGCAGCGCATCGGCCACACCGCGGTGCTGTACCGGCAGAGCACCGAAAAGCGCCAGATCGTCCTGCCCCGGGCCTGACCCCGACCGCGCCGGTCGACGCGCGAAGGTCCCCCACCCCTCGCCTCTCCCATGCAACTGACGCTCGAAAACCCCGACCACGAGTTCTTCCTGCGCGCTGCCGACGGCACCCTGGCGCGGGTCAACGACCGGACGCTGGCACGAAGCTTCGTGATCGCTCCCGACCGGCTGCTGGAGGACTGGGACGTCGCCGACGCCGCCAAGCTCGGGCCCGAAGCGCTCGACCCCCTGCTGGCGATGGAGCCGGCCGTCGTGCTCCTGGGCACCGGCGAGCGGCAGGTGTTCCCGCCCGCCGCCGCGATGGCGGCCGGCCTGCGCCGCGGGGTCGGGATCGAAGTGATGACCAACGCCGCCGCCGCCCGCACGTTCAACGTACTGGCCAGCGAAGGCCGCAAGGTCGTCGCCGGGTTCATCCTGCCCGGCTGACGCCGTTATTTGCGCGGCAGGTAAAGCAGCGGATCGACCGGCTTGCCGTTGTAACGGATCTCGAAGTGCAGCATGTCGCGGGAGGCGCCGGTGCGCCCCAGCTCGGCGATCTGCTGGCCGGCCTTGACCACCGCGCCCTCGGCCACCAGGCGGGTGCGGTTGTGGCCATACGCCGACAGCCACTGCTCGTTGTGCTTGATGATGATCAGCTCGCCGTAGCCCACCAGCCCGGAACCCGAATACACGACCGTGCCGTCGCCGGCGGACCGCACCGGGCTGCCGCCGGTGCCTGCAATGTCGATGCCCTGCTTGGTCGGCTCGCCGGCCTCGAAGCGGCTCAGCAACTGGCCATCGACCGGCCATTTCCAGGCCACCCCGCTGTTGACGGGAGCGGCGGACGGGGTTGGCGTGGAAGGAGCGCGCGACGTTCCCTTGCCCGGCGCGGGCGTGCCAGTACGCGTGGGCGTGGACGCGGTCGACTTCGGTGGGACGCTGCGGCCATTGCCGGGAAACAGCGACAGGCGCTGCCCCGGATAGATGGTGTACGGCGGCGCAAGTCCATTCCACGCCGCCAGGTCGCGCACGGCGATGCCGTTCTGGGTGGCAATGCGATAGAGCGTGTCGCCGCGCTGGACGACCGTGGTCGCGCCGTACTTCGGGGTCGAGCCGGTCGTGCGGGTGACCGTGCTCGAGCAGGCCGCCAGTACCAGCGTGGCGAGTGCCACGACCAGCAGGCGCGTCGCCTTTCCGATGATCAGTCCATGGGTGTCGGTACGGGTCGTCGTGCTCATGCGCTCTCGTCGTGTCTCCAGGTCGGCAGGCCCATGGGTGGTGGCCACGATGTCACGGCGCCGCATACCGGCGCTGAACGGCTCAGCTGGAAAGCCGCTGGAACAGCTCGCGCGCGGCCACGCTTCCGCCACCGATGAGGATACCGAAGTAGATCACGGTCCCGATGTTGGACAGGTGACCGAGCAGGATCGCCCCGCCGTCGCGCTGGATCATGCCGACCGCGTAGAACAGCAGCGCGAGCGCCGGCAGCGTGTTGCTGAAGGGTACGAACCCGAACGGCGCCATCAGCAGCAGCGCGGCCGCAATGAAGGCCAGGTTGTTGACCACGTCGACCGCGCGACTTTCGACGAACAGTCCCAACCGGCGGGGCCGGCTGATCCGCTCGAGCCGGTTGACCCAGGTGAGTCCACCAGTGAGCGCCGGGCGCAACTTGTCGGCGGGCAGCGACTTCTCGCGCAGGCGCCGGGGCAACCACAGCGGCCGGCCCAGCACCCGGCTGACACCCACCAGCAGGATTGCCGCGCCAAACACCGTGCTTACGCCGGGAATCGACACCGGGATCAGGAACACCAGCGTCA
Protein-coding sequences here:
- a CDS encoding peptidoglycan DD-metalloendopeptidase family protein, translating into MSTTTRTDTHGLIIGKATRLLVVALATLVLAACSSTVTRTTGSTPKYGATTVVQRGDTLYRIATQNGIAVRDLAAWNGLAPPYTIYPGQRLSLFPGNGRSVPPKSTASTPTRTGTPAPGKGTSRAPSTPTPSAAPVNSGVAWKWPVDGQLLSRFEAGEPTKQGIDIAGTGGSPVRSAGDGTVVYSGSGLVGYGELIIIKHNEQWLSAYGHNRTRLVAEGAVVKAGQQIAELGRTGASRDMLHFEIRYNGKPVDPLLYLPRK
- a CDS encoding exopolysaccharide biosynthesis protein; protein product: MASGRTANQAPRGDAGAPLGEQLASIIDSLPPDRLTLGELLDVFGDEGLLLLTMLLTLVFLIPVSIPGVSTVFGAAILLVGVSRVLGRPLWLPRRLREKSLPADKLRPALTGGLTWVNRLERISRPRRLGLFVESRAVDVVNNLAFIAAALLLMAPFGFVPFSNTLPALALLFYAVGMIQRDGGAILLGHLSNIGTVIYFGILIGGGSVAARELFQRLSS